The DNA sequence AAGATCTCATGTTTACAGCATTGTGCATTGTTTCATTACTAATTCAGTTGGAGCATCTCcaaatgtactgtacatgctTCATTAACAACTTTTAAGCAGTATAGTACGTGTAATGTataatatttctttatttagtgTGGTGAAATTTTCCAGAAAATCCATTGTATGCTCAGAttttacaatttgtttttttgtttacaggtgACACTTTAATTGTTGGTGCCACTATCTGCAACTCCTCCTCCAAAAAAATGAGGCCTAAATTCAGATTATGTCAGAAAACAGTGTACCGTGCCCAGGGTTCCACTAACACCAGTGATAACATTCTGTGCATAATGGAGGGGGAAACCCTCGCACCAAACTCAGAGGAAACTGTCTCCTGTCACATGACGATTCCTAATAATGTCACCCACTCGATCCATAACTGTGCGATCATCTCAGTTGAACATTACATAAAGGTATGTAATAATGTGATGTTACATCAAGTCAGAATTGCTTTTGATTGTCATTCTTACACCGTCTTCATTGTTCCAAAATAAATATAAGATCAAGATAGACTTGGACCCACCATGTGATCGATGCAGGCAAGCCCTTGACAAATTCTGACATATATTCTTCTCATGTCCCAAGCTGATCCATTTAGTAACCTTTTCTAGAATATGTGTAAAAACAGTAGACCTTTCTTCAGTAATTTCATCGTCCATCAGAAAATTCCATGCCACTTGGCAACCTTTAAAAccttttatctatttattttatcctcctttttcacttcattttctaTGTTATGGAATATATAAATTATATGCTATTACAACATATAATGTTTCTATTTCTTATAATATTTCTGTTCAGTTCTTTATCTCTTATATAAGATAGCTATATTGCTGTTGAAGGGGAATTCCAATATTTTTTAACCTGGCCCCTGTATTTAATCATATAATGATTTGTACTGACCATACATTTTGGAATCGGTCTAGGAAATTGCTGCAACATGGCTGGAATGGCCGCAATGTAATCCTTTGTTACGTCCACTAAaagtatgtgttttttcaaggaGAAGCCTCTCTCTGAAATCTGAGCTGTTGcagttgttgcctcatctaGACTCACGTTacatttcctgctgtgtttttgcaaaTACATTCTCACTTGCAGGTTCCTCTCGTTAAACTCCAAACTACCCTCTTTAACATTGACTCACATTTCACAGCATCTTCCTGCAAGACCTCACCTTTAGATTTCAAAAGAGACTTGTCCTTGAacgacacacaaaaaaacaccctgcCTATCTATTCTGGTGTACTCTGATTTTACCTCTtcatatatttctgtttcccAGGTCTATTTGGACATCAGTTTTGCCTTTGACCCAGAGGTGAAGCTGCCACTGGTCAttgttccttctctctctgctacCCTTCCGCCTGGTGAGGATTTTGGGCCTTACCCAGCAGGGGCTGTTGGAGGGCCAAGCAAAAGCGATTTCCCTCCCCCTGCAGTGGCGATGGGTCCCTATCCAGCTGGGGCTGTAGGGGCTCCAAGCTACAGCGACTTCCCTCCACCTGCAGTGGCGATGGGTCCCTATCCAGCTGGGGCTGTAGGGGCTCCAAGCTACAGCGACTTCCCTCCACCTGCAGTGGCGATGGGTCCCAATTCAGCTGGGGCGGTAGGAGCTCCAAGTTATAACGACTTCCCTCCACCTGCCTTCCTTACTGGATCTTATGGTGCACCCACAGCTCCAGGTGCTTATGGATACCCAGCACCAGGTCCCACTCAACCTGGCAACACAGCTGGTGGCTACAACAATCAGTGGCCCCAGCAGGCCCCACCATACAGTTTTCTCCCCCCAGCTTTCCCACCACCTTCAATGGAGCATCAAGGCCCTACTGCTCCACCTCAGTTTCAACAGGGAGAAGACCTTCCAACATACACGTCCCTTTACCCCCCTGTCCCTGACACTTTGGCTGGCAATGGGTCTGATCAGAAAAACTGAGCTTTCAAGAGAGCACCAGTAATCTTGAAATATGATGAGGGTACGTCCCTTTACCCCCCTTCTCATGACACTAATGGTAACATTGGTAACACAAGTTATATTGAGATATAATGAGGGTCTTTAAGCCATTCATAATGTTCCTACACTTTGTTATTTTGATACAGATGTGTATTCACTTACTACAAGTATTTAAAACCTGTTAACTCAACTGGTTTGCTTCTATAAACAAGATAAAGTTGCCCATGTTGGAGAACCATCTATATGATTTTACAGAAATAGGCAAATGCTGGGTAAcaaacaaagtatttttttgtgggctttagtacatttttttttacaattttgaaatatttactatttttttatgCAGTAAATATTTGCTTCACAAACGTCTAcctatgttttttatttgtactcTTGGATGATATTATTATCGTGATTTATATCACTGTGCACTCAGGGGAATTTGCCAGTGAAGAGCACAGCAGCAGTATTAGCATGGGGTTAAAGCGTAGGGTGGCTCCAGTCGTACAAGTGGACGGGTCCAGTCCTGTTAGGCCCAACCACGTTGCGCATGAATTTCATTGACCCAACTCTATTCTGCATACAGAAACATGAATGTCTAGTGtttaagaaacatttcaaagctCAGTACTGTCCTCCAAACGGAATCCACAGAGATTCAAagctgagacagaaagaggagacagCTGAAAATTATCACTGAGGGACTTTCTGTTCACCTGAATAACCATGATGAGTAATTTGTGGTCACGATGCATCGTTCTCTCTGGGGCAGAGCCACACAACAGCTGAGAGGCTCACTGTCAACATCTGCGCTGCCTGACCACATGAAGACACGAACAGGGCGTAAACAACTATAATGTCTCCGATAAAGGAGTTAAAGGTCGTCTATGAAGCCCTCAATGAAGAGGGCACGTTTTCCGCTGGAGACACCATCGCAGGCACAgtcactttcactttgaccAAAGACACCAAAGTGAAGAGTGTCTGGGTGAAACTGAAAGGAGATGCCAATGTCCGCTGGACAGAGGAGCATGGAGAGGTTTGGATAACTTACAGTGCACACAAGAGGTACTTTAAAGTCAAAAAGGACTTGGTGGATGAAAAAGGTAAGTCAAAGAAACG is a window from the Acanthopagrus latus isolate v.2019 chromosome 5, fAcaLat1.1, whole genome shotgun sequence genome containing:
- the LOC119019975 gene encoding arrestin domain-containing protein 3-like, translating into MSPIKELKVVYEALNEEGTFSAGDTVAGTVTFTLTKDTKVKAACVKLKGDANVRWTEGSGEDEKTYSAHKRYFKVKKDLVDEKGTVLPKGLHHFKFRLNIPYGIMPPSFEGKHGKIVYKLEAKISRSWRWPSEMHQELNFVSKPLSNRGQDVCPQSGSVDKEVGVFTKGLIKMTATVNGKVFCPGDTLIVGATICNSSSKKMRPKFRLCQKTVYRAQGSTNTSDNILCIMEGETLAPNSEETVSCHMTIPNNVTHSIHNCAIISVEHYIKVYLDISFAFDPEVKLPLVIVPSLSATLPPGEDFGPYPAGAVGGPSKSDFPPPAVAMGPYPAGAVGAPSYSDFPPPAVAMGPYPAGAVGAPSYSDFPPPAVAMGPNSAGAVGAPSYNDFPPPAFLTGSYGAPTAPGAYGYPAPGPTQPGNTAGGYNNQWPQQAPPYSFLPPAFPPPSMEHQGPTAPPQFQQGEDLPTYTSLYPPVPDTLAGNGSDQKN